A genomic stretch from Mesoplodon densirostris isolate mMesDen1 chromosome 3, mMesDen1 primary haplotype, whole genome shotgun sequence includes:
- the PGPEP1 gene encoding pyroglutamyl-peptidase 1 isoform X3, translating into MATTVTLEKCGHNKGYKGLDNCRFCPGSQCCVEDGPESIDSIIDMDAVCKRVTTLGLDVSVTISQDAGRYLCDFAYYTSLYQSHGRSAFVHVPPLGKPYNADQLGRALRAIIEEMLDVLEQSEGKLNCCHKH; encoded by the exons ATGGCGACCACAGTCACGCTGGAGAAGTGCGGGCACAACAAGGGCTACAAGGGGCTGGACAACTGCCGATTCTGCCCTGGCTCCCAGTGCTGTGTGGAGGATGGGCCTGAAAGCATTGACTCCATCATTGACATGGATGCTGTATGTAAGAGGGTTACTACACTGGGCCTGGATGTGTCAGTGACCATCTCACAAGATGCTGGCAG GTACCTCTGCGACTTCGCCTACTATACCTCTCTGTACCAGAGTCACGGCCGCTCAGCCTTTGTTCACGTGCCCCCTCTGGGCAAGCCCTACAATGCAGACCAGCTGGGCCGGGCACTTCGGGCCATCATCGAGGAAATGCTGGACGTCCTAGAGCAGTCAGAAGGCAAACTCAACTGTTGCCACAAACACTGA